Proteins found in one Lycium ferocissimum isolate CSIRO_LF1 chromosome 6, AGI_CSIRO_Lferr_CH_V1, whole genome shotgun sequence genomic segment:
- the LOC132059699 gene encoding probable arabinosyltransferase ARAD1 isoform X3, translated as MRTTGYGGASHTAEIADFLQKSEHWKRSSGRDHVIPMHHPNAFRRYREKVNAAIFIVADFGRPPPTVSNLRKDVVAPYAHVVETFEGDKTADPYESRTTLLFFRGRTDRKDDGKDRQQLKDMLSGQKDVVFEAAGISGKGVNESTNGMRSSKFCLHPAGDTPSSCRLFDAIVSHCVPVIVSDKIELPFEDELDYTKFSIFFSREEAKKEGYLLDQLRTFPKERWLEMWGYLKNITHHFEYQYPPKKGDAVNMIWRQVKHKLPAAKLDVHRNRRLKVPDWWR; from the exons ATGAGAACAACGGGATATGGAGGAGCTTCTCATACT GCTGAAATTGCCGACTTCTTACAAAAGTCTGAACATTGGAAGAGGTCTAGTGGTCGGGATCATGTGATACCAATGCATCATCCAAATGCTTTCAGGCGTTACCGGGAGAAGGTGAATGCTGCTATTTTCATTGTTGCAGATTTTGGTCGTCCTCCTCCAACTGTTTCTAATTTGAGGAAAGATGTAGTGGCCCCATACGCACACGTGGTTGAAACTTTTGAAGGTGATAAAACTGCAGACCCATATGAGTCCCGTACAACGCTTCTTTTCTTCCGGGGGAGGACAGACAGGAAAGAT GATGGAAAAGACCGTCAGCAATTGAAAGACATGTTAAGTGGTCAAAAGGATGTTGTCTTCGAAGCAGCAGGAATCTCAGGGAAAGGTGTAAATGAA TCAACAAATGGGATGCGTTCCTCAAAGTTCTGTCTACACCCAGCAGGGGACACGCCATCATCTTGCCGCCTGTTTGATGCTATAGTTAGCCATTGTGTTCCTGTAATTGTGAGTGACAAAATTGAGCTACCTTTCGAGGATGAATTAGACTACACCAAGTTCTCGATATTTTTCTCACGCGAGGAGGCAAAGAAAGAAGGATACCTGCTTGATCAGCTCAGGACCTTtccaaaagaaagatggcttgAAATGTGGGGCTATCTTAAGAACATTACCCATCATTTTGAGTACCAGTACCCTCCGAAAAAGGGTGATGCTGTAAACATGATATGGAGGCAGGTGAAGCACAAGCTTCCTGCTGCCAAACTTGATGTACATAGAAACAGGAGGCTCAAAGTGCCAGATTGGTGGAGATAG
- the LOC132059699 gene encoding probable arabinosyltransferase ARAD1 isoform X2 has product MKVKDTMSKSLLCLAVFIIFLFASLFYTGTIDYRSSFSLFDSSTLSKPTPCYTESDLLKVYMYDLEMKYNTGLLKGSHYNAPAVTVETLPKWPYYTGLRKQHSVEYWMLASLLYGNDEAVRVLDPESADVFFVPFFSSLSYNTYYRHGNDSEVKFDDALQAEIADFLQKSEHWKRSSGRDHVIPMHHPNAFRRYREKDGKDRQQLKDMLSGQKDVVFEAAGISGKGVNESTNGMRSSKFCLHPAGDTPSSCRLFDAIVSHCVPVIVSDKIELPFEDELDYTKFSIFFSREEAKKEGYLLDQLRTFPKERWLEMWGYLKNITHHFEYQYPPKKGDAVNMIWRQVKHKLPAAKLDVHRNRRLKVPDWWR; this is encoded by the exons atgaaagtgAAAGATACAATGAGTAAGAGTTTACTCTGTTTAGCAGTATTCATTATATTCCTCTTTGCTTCTTTATTCTATACAGGAACAATCGATTACAGATCAAGTTTTTCCCTATTCGATTCTTCCACACTGAGTAAACCTACACCTTGCTACACTGAATCAGACCTTCTTAAAGTTTACATGTATGATCTGGAAATGAAATACAACACGGGTTTGTTAAAAGGTTCACATTATAATGCACCAGCTGTTACAGTCGAGACTTTACCAAAATGGCCTTATTATACGGGTTTAAGGAAACAACATAGCGTTGAGTATTGGATGTTGGCATCATTGTTGTATGGAAATGATGAGGCGGTTAGGGTTTTGGATCCGGAATCCGCTGATGTGTTTTTTGTGCCTTTTTTTTCGTCGTTGAGTTATAATACTTATTATAGACATGGGAATGATTCTGAGGTCAAATTTGATGATGCATTGCAG GCTGAAATTGCCGACTTCTTACAAAAGTCTGAACATTGGAAGAGGTCTAGTGGTCGGGATCATGTGATACCAATGCATCATCCAAATGCTTTCAGGCGTTACCGGGAGAAG GATGGAAAAGACCGTCAGCAATTGAAAGACATGTTAAGTGGTCAAAAGGATGTTGTCTTCGAAGCAGCAGGAATCTCAGGGAAAGGTGTAAATGAA TCAACAAATGGGATGCGTTCCTCAAAGTTCTGTCTACACCCAGCAGGGGACACGCCATCATCTTGCCGCCTGTTTGATGCTATAGTTAGCCATTGTGTTCCTGTAATTGTGAGTGACAAAATTGAGCTACCTTTCGAGGATGAATTAGACTACACCAAGTTCTCGATATTTTTCTCACGCGAGGAGGCAAAGAAAGAAGGATACCTGCTTGATCAGCTCAGGACCTTtccaaaagaaagatggcttgAAATGTGGGGCTATCTTAAGAACATTACCCATCATTTTGAGTACCAGTACCCTCCGAAAAAGGGTGATGCTGTAAACATGATATGGAGGCAGGTGAAGCACAAGCTTCCTGCTGCCAAACTTGATGTACATAGAAACAGGAGGCTCAAAGTGCCAGATTGGTGGAGATAG
- the LOC132059699 gene encoding probable arabinosyltransferase ARAD1 isoform X1 encodes MKVKDTMSKSLLCLAVFIIFLFASLFYTGTIDYRSSFSLFDSSTLSKPTPCYTESDLLKVYMYDLEMKYNTGLLKGSHYNAPAVTVETLPKWPYYTGLRKQHSVEYWMLASLLYGNDEAVRVLDPESADVFFVPFFSSLSYNTYYRHGNDSEVKFDDALQAEIADFLQKSEHWKRSSGRDHVIPMHHPNAFRRYREKVNAAIFIVADFGRPPPTVSNLRKDVVAPYAHVVETFEGDKTADPYESRTTLLFFRGRTDRKDDGKDRQQLKDMLSGQKDVVFEAAGISGKGVNESTNGMRSSKFCLHPAGDTPSSCRLFDAIVSHCVPVIVSDKIELPFEDELDYTKFSIFFSREEAKKEGYLLDQLRTFPKERWLEMWGYLKNITHHFEYQYPPKKGDAVNMIWRQVKHKLPAAKLDVHRNRRLKVPDWWR; translated from the exons atgaaagtgAAAGATACAATGAGTAAGAGTTTACTCTGTTTAGCAGTATTCATTATATTCCTCTTTGCTTCTTTATTCTATACAGGAACAATCGATTACAGATCAAGTTTTTCCCTATTCGATTCTTCCACACTGAGTAAACCTACACCTTGCTACACTGAATCAGACCTTCTTAAAGTTTACATGTATGATCTGGAAATGAAATACAACACGGGTTTGTTAAAAGGTTCACATTATAATGCACCAGCTGTTACAGTCGAGACTTTACCAAAATGGCCTTATTATACGGGTTTAAGGAAACAACATAGCGTTGAGTATTGGATGTTGGCATCATTGTTGTATGGAAATGATGAGGCGGTTAGGGTTTTGGATCCGGAATCCGCTGATGTGTTTTTTGTGCCTTTTTTTTCGTCGTTGAGTTATAATACTTATTATAGACATGGGAATGATTCTGAGGTCAAATTTGATGATGCATTGCAG GCTGAAATTGCCGACTTCTTACAAAAGTCTGAACATTGGAAGAGGTCTAGTGGTCGGGATCATGTGATACCAATGCATCATCCAAATGCTTTCAGGCGTTACCGGGAGAAGGTGAATGCTGCTATTTTCATTGTTGCAGATTTTGGTCGTCCTCCTCCAACTGTTTCTAATTTGAGGAAAGATGTAGTGGCCCCATACGCACACGTGGTTGAAACTTTTGAAGGTGATAAAACTGCAGACCCATATGAGTCCCGTACAACGCTTCTTTTCTTCCGGGGGAGGACAGACAGGAAAGAT GATGGAAAAGACCGTCAGCAATTGAAAGACATGTTAAGTGGTCAAAAGGATGTTGTCTTCGAAGCAGCAGGAATCTCAGGGAAAGGTGTAAATGAA TCAACAAATGGGATGCGTTCCTCAAAGTTCTGTCTACACCCAGCAGGGGACACGCCATCATCTTGCCGCCTGTTTGATGCTATAGTTAGCCATTGTGTTCCTGTAATTGTGAGTGACAAAATTGAGCTACCTTTCGAGGATGAATTAGACTACACCAAGTTCTCGATATTTTTCTCACGCGAGGAGGCAAAGAAAGAAGGATACCTGCTTGATCAGCTCAGGACCTTtccaaaagaaagatggcttgAAATGTGGGGCTATCTTAAGAACATTACCCATCATTTTGAGTACCAGTACCCTCCGAAAAAGGGTGATGCTGTAAACATGATATGGAGGCAGGTGAAGCACAAGCTTCCTGCTGCCAAACTTGATGTACATAGAAACAGGAGGCTCAAAGTGCCAGATTGGTGGAGATAG